The Coffea eugenioides isolate CCC68of chromosome 8, Ceug_1.0, whole genome shotgun sequence genome has a segment encoding these proteins:
- the LOC113779172 gene encoding protein root UVB sensitive 1, chloroplastic isoform X2, whose protein sequence is MGCACNPFCLSPRPSATTTAVTITITTTKAFPVFSASLNPSQPPHTKPFFLHLFSRSPQPSKPHQNPTFPLPKIFSSSYNNNNNSSGGGSGGGRGGNGDNDDWNSFFNFDKNPLFLCLFSRSLANQDDIFVTNLNLRTLFLFLISASASISYCFSLASLAEAKTAEKEKGGEDIVVFEIRGGKKIGLVPDYAKDEFIGPKTIWSFWRCWWEKGDRISMGNLWVQCKDLVTNLLLPEGFPESVTSDYLEYSLWRGVQGVAAQISGVLATQALLYAVGLGKGAIPTAAAVNWVLKDGIGYLSKILFSNYGRHFDVNPKGWRLFADLLENAAFGLEILTPAFAHLFVPIGAVAGAGRSAAALIQAATRSCFYAGFAAQRNFAEVIAKGEAQGMVSKSVGILLGIAVANCIQSSTPLALATFGVVTWVHMFCNLKSYQSIQLRTFNPYRASLVFSEYLLSGLVPSVKEVNDEEPLFPAVPILNTKPADSVQMEILSVEAKEAAAHIEHRLQLGSKLSDVVRNREDANALFALYKDEGYILTEHEGRFCVISSLENY, encoded by the exons ATGGGCTGCGCCTGCAACCCTTTCTGCCTCTCCCCACGACCGTCCGCCACGACAACCGCCGTCACCATCACCATCACCACCACCAAAGCCTTCCCTGTCTTCTCTGCCTCTCTCAACCCTTCTCAGCCACCACATACTAAACCCTTCTTTCTCCACCTCTTCTCTCGCTCTCCCCAACCCTCTAAACCTCATCAAAACCCCACTTTTCCCCTGCCCAAAATCTTCTCTTCCTcctacaacaacaacaacaatagtTCAGGCGGCGGAAGTGGTGGGGGACGTGGTGGTAATGGAGATAATGATGATTGGAatagttttttcaattttgacaAAAACCCATTATTCCTCTGCCTTTTTTCTCGTAGTTTAGCCAATCAAGATGACATTTTTGTTACTAACTTGAATTTAAGGACATTGTTTCTGTTCTTGATATCTGCATCAGCTTCAATTAGTTATTGCTTTTCTTTAGCCTCGTTAGCAGAAGCAAAAACAGctgagaaagaaaaaggaggagAAGATATAGTAGTTTTTGAAATCAGGGGTGGGAAGAAAATTGGGTTGGTGCCAGATTATGCAAAGGATGAGTTTATTGGTCCTAAAACTATTTGGTCATTTTGGAGATGCTGGTGGGAGAAAGGGGATAGGATTTCAATGGGAAATTTGTGGGTTCAGTGCAAGGATTTGGTGACGAATTTGCTGTTGCCAGAAGGGTTCCCAGAGAGTGTTACAAGTGATTATTTGGAGTATTCACTTTGGAGAGGAGTTCAAGGTGTTGCTGCCCAAATAAGTGGGGTTCTGGCCACTCAA GCCTTGCTTTATGCTGTTGGATTGGGTAAAGGAGCCATTCCAACTGCAGCGGCTGTGAATTGGGTGCTCAAGGATGGAATTGGGTACCTCAGCAAGATACTATTTTCAAATTATGGGAGGCATTTTGATGTCAATCCGAAGGGCTGGAGGTTGTTTGCAGACCTCTTGGAAAATGCAGCTTTTGGATTGGAGATATTGACTCCTGCATTTGCACATCTTTTTGTTCCCATTGGTGCTGTTGCTGGAGCAGGAAGATCTGCAGCTGCACTTATCCAG GCTGCAACAAGAAGCTGTTTCTATGCTGGCTTTGCAGCTCAGAGAAATTTTGCTGAG GTAATAGCAAAGGGAGAAGCTCAGGGAATGGTGAGCAAATCTGTTGGAATTCTGCTTGGCATAGCCGTAGCTAACTGCATTCAATCTTCTACCCCTCTGGCTCTTGCTACTTTTGGTGTCGTAACATGGGTCCACATGTTCTGCAATCTGAAATCATATCAGTCCATACAATTGAGGACTTTCAACCCATACCGTGCAA GTTTGGTCTTCAGTGAATATCTGCTCAGTGGTCTAGTTCCTTCAGTTAAAGAGGTCAACGATGAGGAGCCGCTTTTTCCTGCTGTTCCAATTCTAAATACAAAGCCTGCAGATAGC GTACAAATGGAAATACTGTCCGTCGAAGCAAAGGAAGCAGCTGCTCATATTGAGCACCGTTTGCAGCTGGGTTCTAAGCTCTCTGATGTTGTTAGGAATAGAGAGGACGCAAATGCTTTGTTTGCTTTATACAAAGACGAAGGCTACATTCTGACTGAACATGAAGGAAGATTTTGT GTCATTAGCAGCCTGGAGAATTATTAG
- the LOC113779172 gene encoding protein root UVB sensitive 1, chloroplastic isoform X1 encodes MGCACNPFCLSPRPSATTTAVTITITTTKAFPVFSASLNPSQPPHTKPFFLHLFSRSPQPSKPHQNPTFPLPKIFSSSYNNNNNSSGGGSGGGRGGNGDNDDWNSFFNFDKNPLFLCLFSRSLANQDDIFVTNLNLRTLFLFLISASASISYCFSLASLAEAKTAEKEKGGEDIVVFEIRGGKKIGLVPDYAKDEFIGPKTIWSFWRCWWEKGDRISMGNLWVQCKDLVTNLLLPEGFPESVTSDYLEYSLWRGVQGVAAQISGVLATQALLYAVGLGKGAIPTAAAVNWVLKDGIGYLSKILFSNYGRHFDVNPKGWRLFADLLENAAFGLEILTPAFAHLFVPIGAVAGAGRSAAALIQAATRSCFYAGFAAQRNFAEVIAKGEAQGMVSKSVGILLGIAVANCIQSSTPLALATFGVVTWVHMFCNLKSYQSIQLRTFNPYRASLVFSEYLLSGLVPSVKEVNDEEPLFPAVPILNTKPADSVQMEILSVEAKEAAAHIEHRLQLGSKLSDVVRNREDANALFALYKDEGYILTEHEGRFCVVLKESCSPQDMLKSMFQVSYLYWLENNAGIKSSSASDDCKPGGKLHMSLDYVRWEYNHVKSDSEVAGWVTDGLIARPLPNRIRPGSATAFQASEG; translated from the exons ATGGGCTGCGCCTGCAACCCTTTCTGCCTCTCCCCACGACCGTCCGCCACGACAACCGCCGTCACCATCACCATCACCACCACCAAAGCCTTCCCTGTCTTCTCTGCCTCTCTCAACCCTTCTCAGCCACCACATACTAAACCCTTCTTTCTCCACCTCTTCTCTCGCTCTCCCCAACCCTCTAAACCTCATCAAAACCCCACTTTTCCCCTGCCCAAAATCTTCTCTTCCTcctacaacaacaacaacaatagtTCAGGCGGCGGAAGTGGTGGGGGACGTGGTGGTAATGGAGATAATGATGATTGGAatagttttttcaattttgacaAAAACCCATTATTCCTCTGCCTTTTTTCTCGTAGTTTAGCCAATCAAGATGACATTTTTGTTACTAACTTGAATTTAAGGACATTGTTTCTGTTCTTGATATCTGCATCAGCTTCAATTAGTTATTGCTTTTCTTTAGCCTCGTTAGCAGAAGCAAAAACAGctgagaaagaaaaaggaggagAAGATATAGTAGTTTTTGAAATCAGGGGTGGGAAGAAAATTGGGTTGGTGCCAGATTATGCAAAGGATGAGTTTATTGGTCCTAAAACTATTTGGTCATTTTGGAGATGCTGGTGGGAGAAAGGGGATAGGATTTCAATGGGAAATTTGTGGGTTCAGTGCAAGGATTTGGTGACGAATTTGCTGTTGCCAGAAGGGTTCCCAGAGAGTGTTACAAGTGATTATTTGGAGTATTCACTTTGGAGAGGAGTTCAAGGTGTTGCTGCCCAAATAAGTGGGGTTCTGGCCACTCAA GCCTTGCTTTATGCTGTTGGATTGGGTAAAGGAGCCATTCCAACTGCAGCGGCTGTGAATTGGGTGCTCAAGGATGGAATTGGGTACCTCAGCAAGATACTATTTTCAAATTATGGGAGGCATTTTGATGTCAATCCGAAGGGCTGGAGGTTGTTTGCAGACCTCTTGGAAAATGCAGCTTTTGGATTGGAGATATTGACTCCTGCATTTGCACATCTTTTTGTTCCCATTGGTGCTGTTGCTGGAGCAGGAAGATCTGCAGCTGCACTTATCCAG GCTGCAACAAGAAGCTGTTTCTATGCTGGCTTTGCAGCTCAGAGAAATTTTGCTGAG GTAATAGCAAAGGGAGAAGCTCAGGGAATGGTGAGCAAATCTGTTGGAATTCTGCTTGGCATAGCCGTAGCTAACTGCATTCAATCTTCTACCCCTCTGGCTCTTGCTACTTTTGGTGTCGTAACATGGGTCCACATGTTCTGCAATCTGAAATCATATCAGTCCATACAATTGAGGACTTTCAACCCATACCGTGCAA GTTTGGTCTTCAGTGAATATCTGCTCAGTGGTCTAGTTCCTTCAGTTAAAGAGGTCAACGATGAGGAGCCGCTTTTTCCTGCTGTTCCAATTCTAAATACAAAGCCTGCAGATAGC GTACAAATGGAAATACTGTCCGTCGAAGCAAAGGAAGCAGCTGCTCATATTGAGCACCGTTTGCAGCTGGGTTCTAAGCTCTCTGATGTTGTTAGGAATAGAGAGGACGCAAATGCTTTGTTTGCTTTATACAAAGACGAAGGCTACATTCTGACTGAACATGAAGGAAGATTTTGT GTAGTACTGAAAGAGAGCTGTTCACCACAAGATATGCTGAAGTCAATGTTTCAAGTTAGTTATTTGTACTGGTTAGAAAATAATGCGGGGATAAAGTCAAGCAGTGCATCTGATGACTGCAAACCAGGGGGTAAACTACATATGTCTCTAGATTACGTGCGATGGGAATATAACCATGTCAAAAGTGACAGTGAAGTAGCAGGATGGGTTACTGATGGTCTTATAGCTAGACCCTTGCCAAACAGAATACGTCCAGGAAGTGCAACTGCCTTTCAGGCTTCTGAAGGTTGA
- the LOC113780270 gene encoding uncharacterized protein K02A2.6-like, with the protein MVLDFLKNNIICRFGVPETLITDNAKNLNNNMVDGLCEQFKVRHRNFAIYRPQMNGIIEAANKNLKKIIRKMTEAHRDWHEKPPYALMAYRTTIRTSTGATPYSLMYGMEAVLPAKVEIPSLRILMKVQIEDAEWVRERYEQLFPIDEKILNAVCHGPCYQQRMARAYNKKVKPHLFEIGDKVLKRILPMQEAKGKFAPNWQGLFIVKKVISGEALILME; encoded by the coding sequence ATGGTGTTagatttcttgaaaaataatatcatctgtCGTTTTGGGGTACCAGAGACATTGATCACCGACAATGCCAAGAACCTCAACAATAATATGGTGGATGGATTATGTGAACAGTTCAAGGTCAGACATCGAAATTTcgccatttataggcctcagatgaatggaatCATCGAAGCCGCAAAtaagaatttgaagaaaatcatTCGTAAGATGACTGAAGCACACCGAGATTGGCATGAGAAGCCGCCTTATGCATTGATGGCGTATAGAACTACTATCAGGACTTCTACCGGAGCAACTCCTTACTCTCttatgtatggaatggaagcagTATTACCTGcaaaagttgaaattccttccttACGCATTTTAATGAAAGTTCAGATAGAAGATGCTGAATGGGTCAGGGAACGCTATGAACAGTTGTTTCCAATTGATGAAAAGATATTGAATGCCGTCTGTCATGGGCCATGTTATCAGCAACGAATGGCTcgggcttacaacaaaaaagttAAGCCCCATTTGTTTGAAATTGGAGATAAGGTCTTGAAACGGATTCTTCCAATGCAAGAGGCTAAAGGGAAGTTTGCTCCCAATTGGCAAGGACTATTCATTGTTAAAAAAGTGATATCCGGAGAAGCGCTTATTCTTATGGAATGA
- the LOC113779172 gene encoding protein root UVB sensitive 1, chloroplastic isoform X3 → MGCACNPFCLSPRPSATTTAVTITITTTKAFPVFSASLNPSQPPHTKPFFLHLFSRSPQPSKPHQNPTFPLPKIFSSSYNNNNNSSGGGSGGGRGGNGDNDDWNSFFNFDKNPLFLCLFSRSLANQDDIFVTNLNLRTLFLFLISASASISYCFSLASLAEAKTAEKEKGGEDIVVFEIRGGKKIGLVPDYAKDEFIGPKTIWSFWRCWWEKGDRISMGNLWVQCKDLVTNLLLPEGFPESVTSDYLEYSLWRGVQGVAAQISGVLATQALLYAVGLGKGAIPTAAAVNWVLKDGIGYLSKILFSNYGRHFDVNPKGWRLFADLLENAAFGLEILTPAFAHLFVPIGAVAGAGRSAAALIQAATRSCFYAGFAAQRNFAEVIAKGEAQGMVSKSVGILLGIAVANCIQSSTPLALATFGVVTWVHMFCNLKSYQSIQLRTFNPYRASLVFSEYLLSGLVPSVKEVNDEEPLFPAVPILNTKPADSVQMEILSVEAKEAAAHIEHRLQLGSKLSDVVRNREDANALFALYKDEGYILTEHEGRFCY, encoded by the exons ATGGGCTGCGCCTGCAACCCTTTCTGCCTCTCCCCACGACCGTCCGCCACGACAACCGCCGTCACCATCACCATCACCACCACCAAAGCCTTCCCTGTCTTCTCTGCCTCTCTCAACCCTTCTCAGCCACCACATACTAAACCCTTCTTTCTCCACCTCTTCTCTCGCTCTCCCCAACCCTCTAAACCTCATCAAAACCCCACTTTTCCCCTGCCCAAAATCTTCTCTTCCTcctacaacaacaacaacaatagtTCAGGCGGCGGAAGTGGTGGGGGACGTGGTGGTAATGGAGATAATGATGATTGGAatagttttttcaattttgacaAAAACCCATTATTCCTCTGCCTTTTTTCTCGTAGTTTAGCCAATCAAGATGACATTTTTGTTACTAACTTGAATTTAAGGACATTGTTTCTGTTCTTGATATCTGCATCAGCTTCAATTAGTTATTGCTTTTCTTTAGCCTCGTTAGCAGAAGCAAAAACAGctgagaaagaaaaaggaggagAAGATATAGTAGTTTTTGAAATCAGGGGTGGGAAGAAAATTGGGTTGGTGCCAGATTATGCAAAGGATGAGTTTATTGGTCCTAAAACTATTTGGTCATTTTGGAGATGCTGGTGGGAGAAAGGGGATAGGATTTCAATGGGAAATTTGTGGGTTCAGTGCAAGGATTTGGTGACGAATTTGCTGTTGCCAGAAGGGTTCCCAGAGAGTGTTACAAGTGATTATTTGGAGTATTCACTTTGGAGAGGAGTTCAAGGTGTTGCTGCCCAAATAAGTGGGGTTCTGGCCACTCAA GCCTTGCTTTATGCTGTTGGATTGGGTAAAGGAGCCATTCCAACTGCAGCGGCTGTGAATTGGGTGCTCAAGGATGGAATTGGGTACCTCAGCAAGATACTATTTTCAAATTATGGGAGGCATTTTGATGTCAATCCGAAGGGCTGGAGGTTGTTTGCAGACCTCTTGGAAAATGCAGCTTTTGGATTGGAGATATTGACTCCTGCATTTGCACATCTTTTTGTTCCCATTGGTGCTGTTGCTGGAGCAGGAAGATCTGCAGCTGCACTTATCCAG GCTGCAACAAGAAGCTGTTTCTATGCTGGCTTTGCAGCTCAGAGAAATTTTGCTGAG GTAATAGCAAAGGGAGAAGCTCAGGGAATGGTGAGCAAATCTGTTGGAATTCTGCTTGGCATAGCCGTAGCTAACTGCATTCAATCTTCTACCCCTCTGGCTCTTGCTACTTTTGGTGTCGTAACATGGGTCCACATGTTCTGCAATCTGAAATCATATCAGTCCATACAATTGAGGACTTTCAACCCATACCGTGCAA GTTTGGTCTTCAGTGAATATCTGCTCAGTGGTCTAGTTCCTTCAGTTAAAGAGGTCAACGATGAGGAGCCGCTTTTTCCTGCTGTTCCAATTCTAAATACAAAGCCTGCAGATAGC GTACAAATGGAAATACTGTCCGTCGAAGCAAAGGAAGCAGCTGCTCATATTGAGCACCGTTTGCAGCTGGGTTCTAAGCTCTCTGATGTTGTTAGGAATAGAGAGGACGCAAATGCTTTGTTTGCTTTATACAAAGACGAAGGCTACATTCTGACTGAACATGAAGGAAGATTTTGT TACTGA